A genomic segment from Leptolyngbya boryana PCC 6306 encodes:
- a CDS encoding MGMT family protein yields the protein MSKYQKIYSVVRQIPYGQVATYGQVAELAGLPRQARLVGYALFRATDDTLAVPWHRVVNAKGEISMSPRREGMDHIQRSRLEAEGIVFKANQLSLNRYRWQPDLTQFD from the coding sequence ATGTCGAAGTATCAGAAAATCTACTCTGTCGTTCGCCAAATTCCTTATGGGCAAGTCGCAACGTATGGACAAGTTGCAGAGCTTGCAGGACTGCCGAGACAAGCGCGTTTAGTCGGATATGCCCTATTTCGCGCCACAGATGACACGTTAGCTGTGCCTTGGCATCGAGTCGTGAATGCTAAAGGAGAAATCTCGATGTCGCCGCGTCGAGAAGGGATGGATCATATTCAGCGATCGCGTTTAGAAGCCGAAGGCATTGTCTTCAAAGCGAATCAACTGAGTTTGAATCGCTATCGCTGGCAACCGGATCTCACGCAGTTTGATTGA
- a CDS encoding efflux RND transporter permease subunit, producing MVILSVSDFFIKRPVFATVCSIVITLLGIACIPTLPIAQYPDIAPPQVGVTANYVGANAEVVESTVTNILERELNGITGVKFIKSTSANNGVSNINLTFDLGRDQDLAAVDVQNRVSTVQSRLPGPVTQTGVQVTKTNNNFLLAIGIYSEKDPKKNQDFYDDLYLSNYADLYLRDALRRLKGVGEVQIFGERTYAMRIWLDPERLAARTLTPQDVVQALRQQNVQVGAGQIGQAPAVPGQEYQYSVTAQGRLKEAEEFNNLVIRTAQSGALVRLRDIGRAELGAENYGSLLRFTTQDRVTHRGVGLGVNQQFGSNALDVAKAVKDEMQRLSSNFPPGLKYDVAFDTTVFIEAGAREVVDSLIQAIILVVLILFLFLQDWRAALITSIVIPIAFLGTFIFVKILGFSINTLTLFGLTLATGLVVDDAIVIIEDITRRIQDEDMNPVEAAIASMNTLSGVVIATSLVLMTVFVPVAFFPGTTGQLYRQFALTITFSVAVSTFNALTFTPMLSALLLRRGQTASNNWFFRRVNLGIDKTRDAYARNLDRVVRKKGLVLTFFAGALALTYFVYNLVPQAFIPDEDQGVFITIVQAPEGVSLGYTEKVLEKAEAILKAQPEVANIFAVGGFSFSGATPNNGIIFTTLKPWDQRRGADQSLDSIIGGFFPKPFGLFPKMASIQEAVVLPFNLPAISGIGNFGGFEFHLQDRTNLGFQAMGETLGKFIGRATAYPSPQSPQIAQLRPNFNGNTPQISVEVDRDRANQLQVPLDDIFNTLQVFLGSTYVNDFNQFNRAYRVYVQADQQYRSNPEDIKKLYVRSTTGQMISMGNLVKVTQNTGPSIITHYNLFRSIELNGAPAPGASSGQAIQAMEAVARETLPRGFGFEWSGLSLEEIESGGAAFFIFGLAIVFVFLTLAAQYENYIDPVIIMLTVPLAILGALLAVLLRGTANDVYTQIGFVMLIGMASKNSILIVEFANEERAAGKGIASAVVAAGRERLRPILMTAISTAIGALPLVIATGPGAAARQSLGTAIVGGMVVATFLSLFIVPVLYIVIKGFEDRLRKPAKRLAPVDGSLDGNSKHPRESAATSERD from the coding sequence ATGGTGATTTTGTCTGTTTCCGATTTTTTTATTAAACGTCCTGTGTTTGCGACAGTGTGTTCGATTGTCATCACACTGTTAGGGATTGCTTGTATTCCGACGTTACCGATCGCGCAATATCCAGACATTGCTCCGCCTCAAGTTGGGGTAACGGCAAACTACGTCGGTGCGAATGCTGAAGTCGTTGAATCGACCGTCACGAACATTCTAGAGCGCGAGTTGAACGGGATTACTGGCGTTAAGTTCATCAAATCGACCAGTGCCAATAATGGTGTAAGTAACATTAACCTGACGTTTGACTTAGGACGAGATCAGGATTTAGCTGCTGTTGATGTGCAGAATCGCGTTTCGACTGTGCAATCGCGCTTACCTGGTCCTGTGACTCAAACTGGAGTTCAGGTCACTAAAACAAACAATAATTTTCTACTCGCGATCGGGATTTACTCGGAAAAAGACCCCAAGAAAAATCAAGATTTCTATGATGATCTGTACTTGAGTAACTATGCAGATTTGTATTTGAGAGATGCATTGCGACGGCTGAAAGGCGTAGGCGAAGTCCAGATCTTTGGTGAACGAACTTACGCCATGCGGATTTGGCTCGACCCAGAACGGCTTGCTGCTCGAACGTTAACGCCGCAAGATGTCGTGCAAGCGCTCAGACAGCAAAACGTGCAAGTTGGGGCGGGACAGATTGGGCAAGCGCCAGCAGTCCCCGGACAGGAATATCAATATTCAGTCACGGCACAAGGACGACTCAAAGAAGCTGAGGAATTTAATAACTTAGTCATCCGAACGGCACAGTCTGGCGCTTTAGTTCGGCTGAGAGATATCGGTCGGGCTGAGCTTGGGGCTGAGAATTATGGGTCATTGCTGCGATTTACGACGCAAGATCGCGTGACGCATCGAGGCGTTGGGTTAGGAGTGAACCAACAGTTTGGCAGTAACGCGCTAGATGTGGCAAAAGCTGTCAAAGATGAGATGCAACGCTTATCGAGTAACTTTCCGCCTGGACTAAAGTATGACGTAGCATTTGATACGACTGTCTTTATTGAAGCAGGGGCACGTGAGGTTGTTGATTCGCTGATTCAGGCAATTATCTTAGTTGTCTTGATTTTGTTCTTGTTTCTCCAAGACTGGAGAGCAGCACTGATCACGTCGATCGTGATTCCGATCGCATTTCTTGGCACCTTCATCTTTGTCAAGATCCTGGGATTTTCGATCAATACGCTGACGCTATTTGGCTTAACCCTAGCAACGGGTTTAGTAGTCGATGATGCGATCGTGATTATTGAAGACATCACTCGGCGGATTCAAGATGAAGATATGAATCCAGTGGAAGCTGCGATCGCATCAATGAACACTTTATCTGGAGTGGTGATTGCAACTTCATTGGTCTTGATGACCGTGTTTGTTCCGGTGGCATTTTTCCCAGGAACAACCGGACAACTCTATCGACAATTTGCTTTAACAATCACATTTTCGGTCGCAGTTTCTACCTTTAACGCATTGACGTTTACACCGATGCTGTCTGCGTTACTGCTGCGTCGTGGACAAACGGCTAGCAATAACTGGTTCTTCCGGCGGGTGAATTTGGGCATTGATAAAACTCGTGATGCTTATGCAAGAAACCTCGATCGCGTCGTGCGCAAAAAAGGATTAGTCTTGACTTTTTTTGCAGGAGCATTAGCGCTGACCTACTTTGTCTATAACCTTGTGCCGCAAGCCTTTATCCCTGATGAAGATCAAGGGGTATTTATCACAATTGTGCAAGCGCCTGAAGGGGTTTCGCTTGGCTATACCGAAAAAGTTTTAGAAAAAGCAGAAGCGATTCTCAAAGCTCAACCAGAAGTTGCCAACATTTTTGCAGTCGGCGGATTTAGCTTTAGTGGCGCAACTCCGAATAACGGAATCATCTTTACTACCCTGAAACCTTGGGATCAGCGTCGCGGTGCAGATCAATCTTTAGACTCGATTATTGGTGGGTTTTTCCCAAAACCTTTCGGACTGTTCCCCAAGATGGCATCGATTCAGGAAGCGGTTGTGCTGCCGTTTAATTTGCCTGCTATTTCTGGAATTGGCAACTTTGGTGGATTTGAGTTTCACTTGCAGGATCGCACTAATTTAGGCTTCCAAGCAATGGGTGAGACTTTGGGTAAATTTATCGGTCGTGCAACCGCTTATCCTTCACCGCAAAGTCCTCAGATTGCTCAATTACGTCCGAACTTTAACGGAAATACGCCGCAAATCTCGGTAGAAGTGGATCGCGATCGCGCCAATCAACTGCAAGTTCCGCTCGATGATATTTTCAATACCTTACAAGTCTTTCTCGGGTCTACCTATGTGAATGACTTTAACCAGTTCAACCGAGCGTATCGCGTCTATGTTCAGGCGGATCAACAATATCGATCGAACCCTGAAGATATTAAAAAGCTGTATGTTCGTAGTACAACCGGGCAGATGATTTCGATGGGGAACTTAGTCAAAGTTACCCAAAATACAGGGCCATCGATTATTACCCACTACAACTTATTCCGATCGATTGAATTAAACGGTGCTCCGGCACCGGGGGCAAGCTCTGGGCAAGCCATTCAAGCGATGGAGGCGGTTGCTAGAGAAACCTTACCGAGAGGCTTTGGCTTTGAATGGTCAGGGCTTTCACTGGAAGAAATCGAATCAGGGGGCGCAGCATTCTTTATTTTCGGATTAGCGATCGTCTTTGTGTTTCTTACCCTAGCTGCTCAGTATGAGAACTACATTGATCCAGTGATCATCATGCTGACTGTGCCCCTAGCAATTCTAGGCGCACTCTTAGCTGTTCTCTTGCGGGGGACTGCAAATGATGTCTACACTCAAATCGGCTTCGTGATGCTGATCGGGATGGCGAGTAAAAACTCGATTCTGATTGTTGAATTTGCCAACGAGGAGCGTGCTGCCGGTAAAGGAATTGCGAGTGCAGTCGTTGCAGCAGGACGAGAACGGTTAAGACCAATTCTCATGACTGCGATCTCAACTGCGATCGGCGCACTTCCTTTGGTGATTGCAACTGGACCTGGAGCGGCGGCTCGTCAATCTTTGGGAACTGCGATCGTCGGTGGGATGGTTGTCGCAACTTTCCTAAGTTTGTTCATTGTTCCTGTTCTTTATATTGTGATTAAAGGATTTGAAGATCGCTTGAGAAAACCTGCAAAACGTCTAGCTCCAGTTGATGGAAGTTTGGACGGCAATAGTAAACATCCCCGTGAATCAGCAGCGACTTCCGAAAGAGATTGA
- a CDS encoding ABC transporter substrate-binding protein — protein sequence MFKPRSISLIIIACITFFWSVACSPQSTPLAVSATPWSGYSGHHIAMKKDFYGQAGLKIQDLLYQSTTEQIDAFLAGKTDLAWVTAGDVIDMAGKDPSLKIIFLCDYSNGADGIVGRGIKTAADLKGKTVARENVLFEKVFLRAYLEKGGLSEKDLKIKDMSAAAAAAAFSAQRVDAAVTYEPFLTKALKESGGELLFSTKGTNLIADVLVTRSQLISDRRADLLTFLKAADKGIKLLEAGDESAIALAAQRLGTSSSELRAQLTGIALFDIEGNKTIGFNPQNPNNAIKNFELVAKAAYDFKVVQQPLDVKSIYDDSLVKAL from the coding sequence ATGTTTAAGCCTCGGTCTATTAGCCTGATCATCATTGCCTGTATTACGTTTTTCTGGTCAGTTGCTTGTTCTCCTCAATCGACTCCTCTCGCTGTTTCTGCAACGCCTTGGTCTGGCTATTCAGGGCATCATATTGCCATGAAAAAGGATTTTTATGGACAAGCAGGACTGAAAATTCAAGACCTTTTATATCAGTCAACCACTGAGCAAATTGATGCGTTTCTAGCCGGAAAAACGGACTTAGCTTGGGTGACAGCCGGGGATGTGATTGATATGGCTGGAAAAGATCCCAGTCTGAAAATTATCTTTCTGTGTGATTACTCGAATGGGGCAGATGGCATTGTCGGACGTGGAATTAAGACTGCGGCAGATCTCAAAGGCAAAACAGTAGCTCGTGAAAATGTATTGTTTGAGAAGGTTTTCCTGCGGGCTTATCTGGAAAAAGGGGGGCTGAGCGAAAAGGATCTCAAGATTAAAGATATGTCTGCTGCTGCTGCTGCTGCTGCGTTTAGTGCACAGCGAGTAGATGCTGCTGTTACTTATGAACCGTTTCTGACCAAAGCGTTGAAGGAAAGCGGTGGAGAGCTTCTCTTTAGTACCAAGGGCACAAATTTGATTGCAGATGTACTGGTCACACGATCGCAGTTAATTTCCGATCGCAGAGCCGATTTGCTGACATTTCTGAAAGCAGCCGACAAAGGAATTAAATTGCTAGAAGCCGGAGATGAATCTGCGATCGCGCTTGCTGCTCAACGTTTAGGGACTTCCTCTTCAGAACTGCGCGCACAGCTTACGGGAATTGCATTGTTTGATATTGAGGGCAACAAAACGATCGGGTTCAATCCTCAAAATCCGAACAATGCGATTAAAAATTTTGAGCTAGTTGCGAAAGCTGCTTACGATTTCAAAGTCGTTCAACAACCGCTGGATGTGAAATCTATCTACGATGATTCGCTTGTGAAAGCGCTTTAA
- a CDS encoding COP23 domain-containing protein — MSLRPVSWAKNKNKVVRGTLLSLSAMMIASSAAVAQTAPGDVIIPTEPDRGGSTTIPVPNPDGSTTIPSPTAAGTRFACRVNNGQNTVMYFPENQPNQAYPWAVPSNMGGGWDALRRCNEIARRLESYRPDGLREMTTGVENGYNTICVTTDRVPSCRIVLTVPNGQDPLATRDRVFQNLSVADSGQQTQGVLTYGSGRSDVLDQLGNLLGVRGRRSTAVTNGPINLKPFLSRSDRGTGEKLVGGVQTRTNRPAVQSTPRIFQRR; from the coding sequence ATGTCGCTACGACCTGTAAGCTGGGCAAAAAATAAAAATAAAGTAGTTCGAGGAACGTTACTTTCGTTGAGTGCGATGATGATCGCAAGTAGTGCAGCTGTAGCACAAACGGCTCCAGGCGATGTCATCATTCCCACTGAACCCGATCGGGGCGGTTCAACCACGATTCCGGTTCCCAATCCGGACGGTTCAACTACGATTCCTTCTCCCACGGCTGCGGGCACTCGGTTTGCGTGCCGGGTGAACAATGGACAAAATACGGTGATGTATTTCCCGGAAAATCAGCCGAATCAGGCTTATCCGTGGGCAGTTCCCAGCAATATGGGTGGGGGCTGGGATGCTCTACGTCGGTGTAATGAAATCGCGCGTCGTCTTGAATCATATCGCCCTGATGGTCTGCGAGAAATGACGACTGGCGTTGAGAATGGCTACAACACGATTTGTGTCACGACGGATCGGGTGCCAAGCTGCCGAATTGTGTTGACGGTTCCCAATGGACAAGATCCGTTAGCGACCCGCGATCGTGTTTTCCAAAATCTCTCAGTAGCGGATAGTGGTCAGCAAACCCAAGGCGTTCTAACTTATGGCAGTGGTCGTTCTGATGTGCTTGACCAGTTGGGGAATCTGCTTGGAGTTCGAGGTCGTCGATCGACTGCGGTGACGAATGGTCCAATTAATCTCAAGCCCTTCCTATCTCGTTCAGATCGAGGAACTGGGGAAAAATTAGTCGGTGGGGTGCAGACTCGGACAAATCGTCCGGCAGTTCAATCGACTCCTCGGATTTTTCAACGCCGCTAA
- a CDS encoding phage holin family protein: MNQQRLPKEIEIYLDGEGISSADQSRLGLEKIRIDRFEGKLMGYVLTILVTALSLLVVDIVLPGVNIESFAVAMIAGIVIGLINTFVKPILSLLTLPINLVTLGLFSIVINGICFTLAAALVPGFQAHGLISFLVAPVILSLASTFLNKYFAERNADLKPNV; this comes from the coding sequence GTGAATCAGCAGCGACTTCCGAAAGAGATTGAAATCTACCTGGATGGAGAGGGGATTTCCTCAGCAGATCAGTCACGATTAGGGTTAGAAAAAATCCGTATTGATAGATTTGAGGGAAAACTCATGGGATATGTTCTAACGATTTTAGTGACTGCACTGAGCTTACTTGTCGTCGATATTGTTTTACCGGGCGTGAATATTGAAAGCTTTGCAGTTGCGATGATTGCAGGGATTGTGATTGGTTTAATCAATACCTTTGTGAAGCCGATTTTGTCGCTTTTGACGTTGCCGATTAACTTAGTAACGTTGGGCTTATTCTCGATCGTGATTAACGGTATTTGTTTTACCCTAGCGGCGGCTTTAGTTCCAGGTTTCCAAGCACACGGACTGATTTCATTCCTCGTGGCTCCGGTGATTCTGTCATTGGCAAGTACCTTCTTGAATAAGTACTTTGCAGAACGCAACGCTGATCTGAAGCCAAACGTCTAG
- the crtR gene encoding beta-carotene hydroxylase: MSEAATKPLTIPRELLGAPGDFNPTLLIFLLSVAIAIISTLGYWFWGWVDWISFCLNVLALHMVGTVIHDACHGVAHRNKVMNAILGHGSAFLLCFSYPVFTRVHIQHHAHVNDPENDPDHVVSTFGPLWIINARFMYHEFFFFQRKLWKKNELFEWFLARLSLALVIYAACQFHFLGYVFNFWFVPLAIVGLVLGLFFDYLPHRPFKERDRWLNARVYPSRILNWLIMGQNYHLVHHLWPAVPWYKYEAAYYAAKPILDEKGSPQSIGLLKEDFLGFVYDIFLGIRIHRKPKREETPISEEPKVSLSSKL, translated from the coding sequence ATGTCGGAGGCGGCAACGAAGCCCCTGACGATTCCAAGGGAGTTACTGGGAGCGCCTGGTGATTTTAATCCAACGTTGTTGATCTTTTTGCTGTCGGTCGCGATCGCAATTATCTCGACGTTAGGATATTGGTTTTGGGGATGGGTGGATTGGATTAGTTTCTGCCTTAATGTCTTGGCATTACATATGGTTGGAACAGTCATCCACGATGCCTGTCATGGTGTGGCTCATCGCAATAAAGTGATGAATGCAATTTTGGGTCACGGGAGCGCATTCCTCCTCTGTTTCTCTTACCCCGTCTTTACGAGGGTTCATATTCAGCACCATGCTCATGTGAATGATCCAGAAAACGATCCAGATCATGTTGTATCTACATTCGGACCCTTGTGGATCATCAATGCACGGTTTATGTATCACGAGTTCTTCTTCTTCCAGCGCAAATTATGGAAGAAAAATGAACTCTTTGAGTGGTTTTTGGCACGGCTATCTTTGGCGCTCGTAATCTACGCTGCGTGCCAGTTTCATTTTCTGGGATATGTGTTCAATTTTTGGTTTGTGCCTTTAGCGATCGTGGGGTTAGTCTTGGGATTATTCTTTGACTATTTGCCTCATCGTCCATTTAAGGAACGAGATCGTTGGTTGAATGCGAGAGTCTATCCGAGTAGGATTTTGAACTGGCTGATTATGGGTCAGAACTATCACTTGGTGCATCATCTATGGCCTGCTGTCCCTTGGTATAAGTATGAAGCTGCTTATTATGCAGCGAAGCCAATTTTGGATGAGAAGGGATCACCCCAATCGATCGGGCTTTTGAAAGAAGATTTCTTAGGATTTGTCTATGACATCTTTCTAGGCATTCGGATTCATCGCAAGCCAAAACGCGAAGAAACTCCGATTTCTGAAGAACCCAAAGTTTCTCTCTCATCCAAGCTATAA
- a CDS encoding efflux RND transporter periplasmic adaptor subunit, translated as MNGENTDRAGFAQTDAPVSELPPRRPRWRKFLIPGLIGLAVVGGLGWIVFNRIILPLMIVSQMKPQPTPVPLANPKSSTIEDSSDYAATLDSRQSITLQPQVSGQISQIYVRPGQQVTAGQAILQIDNREQRAQVASRQSASQTAAADIDSAQADVENEQQTLRSLQAQRATALSNVQLNQKEYDRFVELQRQGATSKQILDQRLNALQTAQAALRQADADIAAQRSAISRAQSVVERNRRAFEQSQANIAEGQAQLQYYTITAPFTGTVGEIPIKVGDTVSPTSQLLNITQNQQLEVQIQVPLERSSALRLGLPVKLLDDQGKEVQTGRISFVAPNVDSTTQSVQAKAVFENVRNLRPSQFVRARVVWSNRPGVLVPTTAISRLGGRDFIFVAAPLSASGCSEPAAPQGGGKFEANPDMLVAAQKPIQLGRIIGNEQEVVEGLSANDRIITSGILQLQNCAAIMDAAQVPAQQSSQQ; from the coding sequence ATGAATGGCGAAAATACCGATCGCGCTGGATTCGCTCAGACAGATGCCCCAGTTTCAGAATTGCCGCCTCGTCGTCCGCGCTGGCGTAAATTTCTGATTCCAGGGTTAATTGGACTTGCAGTTGTTGGCGGATTGGGTTGGATTGTCTTTAATCGGATTATTCTGCCTCTGATGATTGTGAGTCAGATGAAGCCTCAACCGACTCCAGTCCCGTTGGCAAACCCGAAAAGTTCAACGATCGAAGATAGCTCTGACTATGCCGCTACCTTAGATTCTCGGCAATCCATTACGCTTCAACCGCAGGTCAGTGGACAGATTTCGCAAATCTATGTCAGACCTGGTCAGCAAGTGACTGCCGGGCAAGCTATTTTACAAATTGACAATCGCGAACAACGTGCTCAAGTTGCGAGTCGGCAATCGGCATCGCAAACGGCAGCAGCGGACATTGATTCAGCCCAAGCAGATGTTGAAAACGAACAGCAAACTTTACGATCGCTGCAAGCTCAGCGTGCGACAGCACTTTCAAACGTGCAATTGAACCAGAAAGAGTACGATCGCTTTGTCGAATTGCAAAGACAGGGCGCAACCAGTAAACAAATTCTTGATCAGCGTTTAAATGCTCTACAGACTGCTCAAGCAGCCTTGAGACAAGCAGATGCAGATATTGCTGCGCAACGTTCTGCGATTAGCCGTGCGCAATCCGTCGTTGAGCGAAATCGCCGAGCTTTTGAACAATCCCAAGCCAATATTGCAGAGGGACAAGCTCAATTGCAGTACTATACGATCACTGCTCCTTTTACTGGAACCGTTGGGGAAATCCCGATTAAAGTCGGTGATACAGTGAGTCCGACCTCCCAATTGTTGAATATTACTCAGAATCAGCAATTAGAAGTTCAGATTCAAGTCCCGTTAGAGCGATCAAGTGCTTTGCGGTTAGGCTTACCTGTCAAACTGCTCGATGATCAAGGCAAAGAAGTACAGACAGGTCGAATTTCCTTTGTTGCCCCGAATGTTGATTCGACTACGCAATCAGTGCAAGCAAAAGCAGTCTTTGAGAATGTGCGGAACTTGCGACCTTCGCAATTTGTGCGCGCGCGCGTTGTTTGGAGTAATCGACCTGGCGTACTCGTGCCCACAACGGCAATCTCTCGATTAGGGGGAAGAGATTTTATTTTTGTTGCTGCTCCGCTAAGTGCATCGGGGTGTTCAGAGCCAGCCGCACCTCAAGGGGGCGGAAAATTTGAAGCGAATCCGGACATGTTAGTTGCAGCCCAAAAGCCGATTCAACTCGGCAGAATTATTGGCAATGAACAAGAAGTCGTCGAAGGACTGAGTGCCAACGATCGCATTATTACTTCTGGAATTTTGCAACTGCAAAATTGTGCTGCGATCATGGATGCTGCTCAAGTTCCTGCTCAACAGTCTTCTCAGCAATAG
- a CDS encoding carbonic anhydrase: MKKLIQGHQQFWESYVPSHLDQLEELSHGQKPRVLFITCSDSRIDPNLITQAGIGELFVIRNAGNIIPPFGAANGGEGAAVEYAIAALDIQQIIVCGHSHCGAMKGLLKLNKLQEDMPLVYDWLKHAEATRRLVKENYSQYSGEELLEITIAENVLTQIENLKTYPVVHSRLYQGKLEIYGWVYHIETGELLAFDPETHAYVPPQSQLSPRELGAFYEKTSAPPVACNLPHKEDNGNGQLRQPVTIRSQVKSAEPVPQTEVMPWLTAEQAQRIYQGSKR; this comes from the coding sequence ATGAAAAAGTTAATTCAAGGACATCAGCAGTTTTGGGAAAGCTATGTGCCGTCTCATTTGGATCAGCTTGAGGAACTGTCGCATGGGCAGAAGCCCAGAGTGCTGTTCATTACTTGCTCGGATTCGCGGATTGATCCAAATTTGATCACCCAAGCGGGTATTGGTGAACTGTTTGTGATTCGCAACGCAGGCAATATTATTCCACCGTTTGGAGCCGCGAACGGCGGAGAAGGAGCAGCGGTTGAATATGCGATCGCGGCTTTAGACATTCAGCAAATTATTGTCTGTGGACATTCGCATTGTGGCGCAATGAAAGGCTTGTTGAAGTTGAACAAGCTTCAGGAAGACATGCCCCTAGTATATGACTGGCTCAAACATGCTGAGGCAACTCGCAGATTAGTCAAAGAAAATTACAGTCAGTACAGCGGCGAAGAATTGCTTGAAATTACGATCGCAGAAAACGTCCTGACTCAAATCGAAAATCTCAAAACTTATCCGGTCGTTCATTCCCGTCTATATCAAGGCAAGCTAGAAATTTACGGCTGGGTTTATCACATTGAAACGGGTGAGCTTTTGGCATTTGATCCGGAGACCCATGCTTATGTGCCACCTCAAAGCCAGCTTTCGCCGCGTGAACTGGGCGCATTTTATGAGAAAACCAGCGCGCCACCCGTGGCTTGTAATTTGCCTCACAAAGAGGACAATGGCAATGGTCAGTTGCGCCAACCTGTGACGATTCGCTCTCAAGTCAAATCCGCTGAGCCTGTCCCTCAAACCGAGGTTATGCCTTGGTTGACGGCTGAGCAAGCCCAACGGATCTATCAAGGATCAAAGCGGTAG